The genomic DNA ATTTTTAGACTATCAAATGCAAAATTGGACTGAAAAACACATTAAAATCAAATAAGCCTATAAAATTTTACAGACTCATATTATTTAATTTAATTAATTTGTATAAATATGGATTTTAAAAAAAAGAAAAATTAAGAGAATATTAAATTCCCTTAAACAATTGTGATTTTGTTTCCGGTTTGGAAGTCGTTCCAGATTGAAGTAATGACGTATTCTCCTGGAATTAAATTAATGTTTAATAATATTATCTAAAATACCAATAGGGCATGTATTTTTACATTTGCCACATTTAGCACATTTTGATTTATTTAAAGTAATAGCTCCTCCAAAACATTCTATTGCATTTTCAGGACATATTTTTAAACATGGTGCTTTATCAGGGGAGCATTCCATACAAAATAAGGGAATATCATCAACATCCAGTGGATGTTGACAATTTTTACAGACTTCACAATGTGTGCAATGTCTATTTGTTTTCATATTATTCATCAAGAACTAATTTTGCTCTTGCAGCACTTGTGATGAAATGTACAAAACTATGTTTGGATGTATTTTGAACATCATAATCTCCAGAAAGTTTTGCAAGATATTTTTCTTGATTTTTAAGTTTAACTTTTGCGGGATCAATAACTGAAATAGCTCTTTTAGTACATGATTTCACACAAGCTGGACCTTCTGGTCTATCTGCACATAAATCACATTTTTCAGCTACACTATCTGCTATGGTTATTGCACCGAATGGACAAACAATACTACATAAACCACATCCAATACAATCTTCAGTTTTAACACCTTCAGTAGTTATTGCATTTGTTGGACAAATTTTAACACAAGGTGCATTTTCACAATGTTGGCAAACTAAGGAATAATATGCGGAATCATGTTCTATAATTTTAATTCTAGGAGCACTGTGGATAGATGCACACATGTTTACACAGTTGTTACATCCATCACATGCGTCTCTATTTACAAATATTTTTTCCACTGTTATTCCTCCTTTTATAATCCTAATTCTTCACAAGATTTGTCAACATATTTTTGTATTTTTTCGATATGTTCATCGTTAAGATGTTTGAATCTTTTTTGAGGAGCTAAATAATCTTTTACAGGTTTTCTTTCATCAGGTCTGTAAGTGATATTGAATTCACCGTTTTCAATTTCATATAAAACCCATGATCCAGTTTCAACAGCTAATCTTCCCATTTCAATAGTT from uncultured Methanobrevibacter sp. includes the following:
- a CDS encoding 4Fe-4S dicluster domain-containing protein, which encodes MEKIFVNRDACDGCNNCVNMCASIHSAPRIKIIEHDSAYYSLVCQHCENAPCVKICPTNAITTEGVKTEDCIGCGLCSIVCPFGAITIADSVAEKCDLCADRPEGPACVKSCTKRAISVIDPAKVKLKNQEKYLAKLSGDYDVQNTSKHSFVHFITSAARAKLVLDE
- a CDS encoding formate dehydrogenase codes for the protein MKTNRHCTHCEVCKNCQHPLDVDDIPLFCMECSPDKAPCLKICPENAIECFGGAITLNKSKCAKCGKCKNTCPIGILDNIIKH